A genomic segment from Spinacia oleracea cultivar Varoflay chromosome 3, BTI_SOV_V1, whole genome shotgun sequence encodes:
- the LOC110794977 gene encoding cytochrome P450 84A1, with amino-acid sequence MHEQLGVVLNSTLMVLLAPTLVVLILGIISRLRRKPYPPGPRGLPIIGNLMMADQLNHRGLAKLAQSYGGLFHLKMGFVHMMVVSSPEVARQVLQVQDNIFSNRPETIAINYLTYGGADFVFAHCGPFWRMMRKLSVMRLFSRKRTETWQSVRDEVDHIVKVLSGRVGSPVNIGEHVFNLTKNVIYRAALGTKMSDGQDKFLAVLQELSQLFGALNIADYIPLLKWADPNGLSDRLVKARSTLGGFIDPIIDDHLKKKKAVNGHVKQENKVEDDFDIVDELLNFYTEDDKVHQQDSQDIKLTRNNIKAIIMDITFGATETVAWTIEWAITELLSNPEYMDRVQQELTRVVGLNRRVEESDLDKLPFFKCCMKETLRLHPPIPLLLHATSNDAIIGGQYYIPKQSQVLVNTWAIGRDPNSWSDPDRFKPERFLDESAPEIKGKDFEFIPFGSGRRSCPGMGLALFTLEICAVNLLHCFTWELPDGMKPSELNMDETFGLTISKMSRLVAVPSHRLLCPLNS; translated from the exons CCGACGTTAGTAGTCTTGATATTAGGCATCATTTCAAGATTAAGGCGGAAACCGTACCCGCCGGGCCCAAGGGGCCTACCGATTATCGGTAACTTAATGATGGCCGATCAACTTAACCACCGTGGGCTAGCTAAGCTTGCCCAAAGTTACGGCGGGTTGTTTCACCTCAAGATGGGTTTTGTCCACATGATGGTGGTCTCTAGCCCGGAGGTGGCCCGACAAGTCCTTCAAGTCCAAGACAACATTTTTTCCAACCGCCCCGAAACCATCGCCATTAACTACCTTACCTATGGTGGGGCTGATTTTGTTTTCGCCCATTGCGGCCCGTTTTGGCGCATGATGCGTAAGCTGTCCGTCATGCGGCTATTTAGCCGTAAACGGACTGAAACGTGGCAGTCCGTTCGCGACGAGGTAGACCACATTGTTAAGGTCTTATCGGGCCGGGTTGGGTCTCCCGTTAATATAGGGGAGCATGTATTTAATCTTACAAAAAATGTTATATACCGTGCTGCCTTAGGGACCAAAATGTCTGATGGCCAGGATAAGTTCCTTGCCGTCCTTCAGGAGCTTTCCCAGCTTTTTGGAGCGTTAAATATTGCAGATTACATACCTCTTCTAAAGTGGGCTGACCCAAATGGGCTTAGTGACCGGCTTGTTAAGGCTCGGAGCACATTGGGCGGGTTTATTGATCCCATTATTGATGATCATTTGAAAAAGAAGAAGGCTGTGAATGGACAtgtaaaacaagaaaataaagTTGAAGACGATTTTGATATAGTGGATGAGTTGTTGAACTTTTACACTGAGGATGATAAAGTTCATCAACAAGATTCTCAGGATATCAAACTTACAAGGAATAACATCAAAGCTATCATCATG GATATAACATTTGGTGCGACAGAGACAGTTGCATGGACGATAGAATGGGCTATAACAGAGTTACTATCCAACCCCGAGTACATGGACCGGGTTCAACAAGAGCTCACCCGTGTTGTCGGGTTGAATCGACGGGTGGAAGAATCAGATCTTGATAAGCTCCCATTCTTCAAGTGTTGCATGAAAGAGACCTTACGATTGCACCCACCAATTCCCCTTCTACTCCATGCAACTTCAAATGATGCAATTATCGGAGGTCAATACTACATTCCGAAACAATCACAGGTTTTGGTCAATACATGGGCTATTGGCCGAGACCCGAACTCATGGTCTGATCCGGATAGGTTCAAACCCGAAAGGTTCCTTGACGAGAGTGCACCCGAGATTAAGGGAAAAGATTTTGAGTTCATACCATTCGGGTCGGGTAGGAGGTCTTGCCCCGGTATGGGGCTTGCGTTATTTACACTTGAGATATGTGCGGTGAACTTACTACATTGCTTTACGTGGGAGCTGCCAGATGGGATGAAACCGAGTGAACTGAACATGGATGAAACCTTTGGGCTCACTATTTCTAAGATGAGTCGACTCGTTGCTGTGCCGAGTCACCGCCTATTGTGCCCACTCAACTCTTGA